The following coding sequences lie in one Polluticoccus soli genomic window:
- a CDS encoding redoxin domain-containing protein — translation MPIQAGQQAPDFTLRDTEKNKVTLSEHKGKNVVLLFFPLAFTGVCTKELCSVRDNLSVYNGLNATVYGISVDSLQALNRFKADQSLNFDLLSDFNKEASTAFDSIYEVFSNDQRGVSKRSAFVIDGEGVVRYAEVLENAGELPNFDAIHATLQSLN, via the coding sequence ATGCCAATACAAGCCGGCCAGCAGGCCCCCGATTTTACACTGCGCGATACTGAAAAGAATAAGGTGACCCTGAGCGAGCATAAGGGTAAGAACGTGGTGCTCCTGTTCTTCCCCCTGGCTTTTACAGGCGTGTGCACCAAAGAGTTGTGCTCGGTGCGCGACAACCTGTCGGTATATAACGGACTGAACGCCACAGTATATGGCATTTCGGTAGACTCGCTGCAGGCGCTGAACCGCTTCAAGGCCGACCAAAGCCTGAACTTCGACCTGCTGAGCGATTTTAATAAAGAGGCGTCTACTGCTTTCGATTCTATCTACGAGGTATTCTCTAACGACCAGCGCGGGGTGTCTAAGCGTTCTGCCTTTGTTATTGACGGCGAAGGGGTGGTGCGCTATGCCGAGGTGCTGGAAAATGCCGGCGAGCTGCCCAACTTCGATGCGATACATGCTACGCTGCAGTCGCTGAACTAG
- a CDS encoding ketopantoate reductase family protein codes for MTTKYRIAILGIGGVGGFIGGRLAACYSGGGAVEVVFIARGENLEAIKKNGLQLTTAYGEDTVHPDIVTDNANEIGPIDLLICCTKTYGLEESLAAVKNAVTENTVILPLLNGVDNAERVAAIFPQAKVLHGLIYIVSKLVAPGVVQQKGEFHAVHTGSDSIPAGELGFIHEVLDQAGINHVPEKNIVEKIWSKFSFISPVASYTSAYNISIGQILEDTAHSHAVTQLMNEVIALAGSTGIQLPADTVAKNFEVMSKLPYEATSSMQADFAAGRKTELEKLTGYVVKQAAAHGLILSGYAVPYGLLQNVAGKQD; via the coding sequence ATGACTACAAAGTACAGGATAGCAATATTGGGTATAGGTGGCGTTGGCGGTTTTATCGGCGGCAGGCTGGCTGCATGTTATAGTGGCGGCGGGGCTGTAGAGGTGGTATTTATTGCCCGGGGAGAAAACCTGGAAGCCATTAAGAAAAACGGCTTGCAGTTAACAACGGCGTATGGTGAGGATACTGTTCATCCGGATATCGTTACCGACAATGCGAATGAGATCGGTCCTATAGACCTGTTGATATGCTGCACCAAAACCTATGGACTGGAGGAGAGCCTGGCTGCAGTAAAGAACGCTGTTACAGAAAACACGGTGATCCTGCCATTGCTGAATGGTGTAGACAACGCGGAGCGGGTAGCCGCTATTTTTCCGCAGGCCAAGGTGCTGCACGGCCTTATTTATATAGTGTCCAAACTAGTAGCGCCGGGTGTGGTGCAGCAAAAGGGCGAGTTTCATGCGGTACATACGGGAAGTGATTCGATCCCCGCCGGTGAGCTCGGTTTCATCCACGAAGTTTTGGACCAGGCTGGTATCAACCATGTACCTGAGAAAAACATCGTTGAGAAAATATGGTCGAAGTTCTCTTTCATCTCGCCGGTTGCCAGTTATACTTCTGCCTACAATATCAGCATAGGCCAGATACTGGAAGATACCGCACATAGTCATGCCGTAACACAGTTGATGAACGAAGTGATAGCGTTGGCGGGAAGCACCGGCATTCAATTGCCCGCCGACACAGTAGCCAAGAACTTTGAGGTGATGAGCAAGCTGCCTTACGAAGCTACCTCTTCTATGCAGGCAGATTTTGCAGCCGGGCGTAAAACGGAACTGGAAAAGTTAACTGGCTATGTAGTGAAACAGGCGGCTGCACATGGGTTGATATTGTCCGGTTATGCTGTGCCATATGGCTTGTTGCAAAATGTTGCGGGTAAGCAAGACTAA
- a CDS encoding DUF6252 family protein: MKYLLVMMISCLAITGCKKDSEKMPKPTQSGKNILACEVNGKVHIYEGKRSYLNSNGVDAARIITGNDVFIEIHGDNADYDDDIEMRVVVYQPELNKEYIFSKVDSKDWAEYYVGQNSDIRYKTQNSSGFIKFSRFDPSSVAGTFMFTGYNQQGEKVEITEGFFDIVPENL, from the coding sequence ATGAAATATTTGCTAGTGATGATGATAAGCTGCCTTGCGATAACGGGCTGCAAAAAGGATAGTGAGAAAATGCCGAAACCAACTCAATCAGGCAAAAACATACTTGCCTGTGAAGTGAATGGGAAAGTGCACATTTATGAGGGTAAGAGATCGTATCTCAATAGTAATGGAGTGGATGCAGCGCGGATAATAACGGGCAACGACGTTTTTATTGAGATTCATGGCGACAATGCTGACTATGATGATGATATAGAAATGAGAGTTGTTGTTTACCAGCCCGAACTCAACAAAGAGTATATTTTTTCAAAAGTGGATTCTAAAGACTGGGCTGAATACTATGTGGGACAAAATAGTGATATCCGCTACAAGACTCAAAACAGTTCAGGCTTTATTAAGTTTAGCCGATTTGATCCGTCATCGGTAGCGGGTACGTTCATGTTTACGGGTTATAACCAGCAAGGTGAAAAAGTTGAGATCACTGAAGGATTTTTTGATATTGTTCCGGAGAATCTATAA
- a CDS encoding murein L,D-transpeptidase catalytic domain family protein — MRKVIVTLGMGIAGLTACKTNIEHAKSAAAEKAYVAKASKKYHKKKSDGAEAESEIDINTDLGFYRAMLRDLDIRETPEKIKFLHAWQQREDSTAQNNPFNATAHIPGTKDSNYNTGGVRNYPTRQTGLDATVAMLRSGHFKEILSFLKKDNVTANEITHAKALKNWGTGLDELVQSAYNKINFNTAAKLSYDVFKKAYTGYMNLKAAGKVPSKKDILTVVDFSQRSSEKRLWVIDLNNNKIVFNDLVAHGQGSGDAMATKFSNTNESHQSSLGFYVTDDTYIGKHGRSLRVNGMDQGFNHSARSRAVVVHGAKYVNAARAASGSIGRSWGCPAVSDALIQPLINTIQGGTVLFLYAPQEDYLKHSAWLNKKLDEGKLAMHAPAQGSSVAYA; from the coding sequence ATGAGAAAGGTGATTGTGACGTTGGGGATGGGTATTGCTGGGCTTACCGCTTGTAAAACAAACATTGAACATGCAAAATCGGCTGCTGCTGAGAAGGCTTATGTAGCCAAGGCAAGTAAGAAGTACCATAAAAAGAAATCCGACGGTGCCGAGGCTGAATCGGAGATCGACATCAATACCGACCTCGGCTTTTACAGGGCCATGCTCAGGGACCTGGACATAAGAGAAACCCCGGAGAAAATTAAGTTTCTCCATGCCTGGCAGCAGCGCGAAGATAGCACGGCGCAGAACAACCCCTTCAATGCCACAGCACATATACCGGGAACCAAAGACTCGAATTATAATACGGGCGGTGTAAGGAACTACCCGACTCGCCAAACTGGCCTGGATGCGACCGTGGCTATGCTGAGGTCGGGGCATTTTAAAGAGATCTTATCGTTTCTGAAAAAGGATAATGTTACGGCCAACGAGATCACTCATGCTAAAGCGCTTAAAAATTGGGGCACAGGTCTTGATGAGCTGGTCCAGTCAGCGTACAATAAGATCAATTTTAACACTGCTGCCAAACTGAGCTATGATGTGTTCAAGAAAGCCTACACGGGTTATATGAACCTTAAAGCAGCAGGTAAAGTACCCTCGAAAAAAGATATCCTGACTGTGGTCGATTTTTCTCAGCGTTCCAGTGAAAAGCGCCTGTGGGTTATTGACCTGAACAATAACAAGATCGTGTTCAATGACCTGGTAGCGCACGGACAAGGTTCGGGTGATGCCATGGCAACAAAGTTCTCTAATACCAACGAGTCTCACCAGAGCAGCCTGGGTTTCTATGTAACAGATGATACCTACATTGGCAAGCACGGCAGGTCTCTCCGCGTGAATGGGATGGACCAGGGGTTTAATCACTCTGCCCGTAGCCGTGCGGTGGTAGTACACGGAGCGAAGTATGTAAATGCAGCCCGTGCTGCTTCAGGTAGCATTGGCCGTAGCTGGGGTTGCCCCGCAGTATCTGATGCACTTATTCAGCCGTTGATCAACACGATCCAAGGGGGAACTGTGCTGTTCCTTTATGCACCACAGGAAGATTACCTGAAACACTCGGCTTGGTTGAACAAGAAACTGGATGAAGGAAAACTGGCGATGCATGCACCGGCACAGGGTAGCAGCGTAGCCTATGCGTAA
- a CDS encoding PadR family transcriptional regulator, producing MIFSSELIKGTLKTIVLKLLADNKKMYGYEITQKVKELTLEKIQITEGALYPTLHALESEGLLTTEVEYIGKRVRKYYSLSPSGKSKAKERVSELAEFMETMRFLLDIKPSTA from the coding sequence ATGATATTTTCGTCTGAACTGATAAAGGGCACGCTGAAGACCATTGTGCTGAAGCTACTGGCCGACAACAAAAAGATGTACGGCTACGAGATAACGCAGAAGGTAAAGGAACTGACCCTTGAGAAGATACAGATAACCGAGGGGGCGCTGTATCCCACGCTGCACGCGCTGGAAAGTGAAGGCCTGCTGACCACCGAGGTGGAATATATAGGCAAGCGCGTGCGCAAGTATTACAGCCTTAGCCCCTCGGGCAAGAGTAAGGCCAAAGAGCGCGTAAGCGAGCTGGCTGAGTTTATGGAGACCATGCGGTTTTTACTGGACATAAAACCAAGTACCGCCTGA
- a CDS encoding T9SS type A sorting domain-containing protein: MKRLITLFSLLAITGLANAQNVQGTMETWQNYNVGLTSLQKPAGWRGVDSLIFALGPFVSPGTIFERQLFQSSTVHGGAYAALLYNADQGPDLGIVPGLMTNAKVNVDITNQTFTMTGGTPVNIRIDTVKAWVRYLPRGLDEGAMTALAVITGAGAGGADSVVGTGFAPIMASGTYTEIMAILAYPDGLTPNALQITFSGSSDFTNAADSSELYVDDVTAIGPVGIKVQLFKEPVVEVYPNPAKNIVFINNLKSEAVTFELYNITGARVMRTNAAKGKTEADISTVAGGTYFFQVKNKAGDIVQTGKLNVAK, translated from the coding sequence ATGAAACGACTTATTACACTATTCTCACTATTAGCTATCACCGGTTTAGCTAACGCCCAAAATGTGCAGGGCACCATGGAAACCTGGCAGAATTATAATGTTGGTCTCACCTCTTTGCAAAAGCCGGCGGGCTGGCGTGGCGTAGACTCATTGATCTTTGCGCTGGGGCCATTTGTAAGCCCCGGAACTATTTTTGAAAGGCAATTGTTTCAATCATCGACGGTGCACGGCGGCGCGTATGCGGCCCTGTTGTATAATGCCGACCAGGGACCAGATCTAGGCATAGTGCCCGGGTTGATGACCAATGCTAAAGTAAATGTGGACATAACCAATCAAACTTTTACCATGACAGGTGGTACGCCTGTCAACATACGTATTGATACTGTAAAAGCGTGGGTGCGCTACCTGCCAAGAGGTTTGGATGAAGGAGCGATGACAGCTCTTGCCGTGATAACAGGCGCAGGTGCGGGTGGTGCCGATTCAGTAGTGGGAACAGGCTTTGCTCCTATTATGGCAAGCGGTACATACACCGAAATAATGGCCATTCTTGCATATCCTGATGGCCTTACGCCTAACGCATTGCAGATAACTTTCTCGGGAAGTTCGGATTTTACCAACGCGGCTGATAGTTCGGAGCTGTATGTAGACGATGTGACTGCTATTGGTCCGGTGGGTATTAAGGTGCAGCTGTTTAAAGAGCCAGTGGTTGAAGTGTATCCTAACCCGGCGAAAAACATTGTTTTTATAAACAATCTGAAATCGGAAGCCGTAACCTTCGAACTGTATAATATCACAGGTGCAAGGGTAATGCGGACGAATGCTGCTAAAGGAAAAACCGAGGCTGATATTTCTACGGTAGCAGGTGGCACCTATTTCTTCCAGGTGAAGAACAAAGCCGGTGATATAGTGCAGACAGGTAAGCTGAACGTAGCGAAGTAA
- a CDS encoding DUF47 domain-containing protein codes for MSLIATLLSPGSSKFYALFNDMAITTTEMSRVFLHAAHEKDRHILNAYVKQLNELETENEYTTHKLNTELGRNFITPFDREDIHSLAAALNKIADFTWKLCKQMHTYAMKEPDRHIQVISDHHYKFIKLLAETTSQLKNRKGLARLTDACDEMQSIISKCGDLLDAAITNLFSGTPDVILAIKRIDQYDTLQELLNKSSDAVNTIETMLIKYS; via the coding sequence ATGAGCTTAATTGCAACACTGCTTTCGCCTGGCAGCAGCAAGTTCTATGCGCTGTTCAACGATATGGCCATCACTACTACAGAGATGAGTCGCGTGTTTCTGCATGCTGCGCATGAAAAGGATCGCCACATACTGAATGCATATGTGAAGCAACTGAATGAGCTGGAAACAGAGAACGAATACACCACGCACAAACTAAATACAGAACTGGGCCGCAACTTCATCACTCCTTTCGATCGCGAGGATATACACTCGCTCGCGGCTGCCCTCAACAAAATAGCCGATTTCACCTGGAAGCTGTGTAAGCAAATGCACACCTATGCAATGAAGGAACCTGACCGGCATATACAGGTCATCTCCGACCATCATTATAAGTTCATCAAGCTGCTGGCAGAAACGACCTCTCAGCTAAAAAACAGGAAAGGTCTTGCGCGACTTACAGACGCCTGCGACGAGATGCAGTCCATAATAAGCAAATGCGGCGACCTGCTGGACGCCGCAATTACAAATTTATTTTCTGGTACCCCCGATGTTATTCTTGCCATCAAACGCATCGATCAGTACGATACGCTACAAGAGCTGCTGAATAAAAGCAGTGACGCGGTGAATACCATCGAGACCATGCTGATAAAATACAGCTGA